A genomic region of Metopolophium dirhodum isolate CAU chromosome 1, ASM1992520v1, whole genome shotgun sequence contains the following coding sequences:
- the LOC132933311 gene encoding zinc finger MYM-type protein 5-like: MNKNKHKGGAEKLRLKRIAEFKAAGNDPKQKKLSFGLHSASKTNESLLSFSINKELDSPNIIETESNSNQHLTNQPQLQCPQHSALDTKSNQDILTVEQEIIPSENDNMDVTPIGISSTLESSDSSSTKENEYQLLTENSRWKNDPANFKQIKQLTPELRNMILEWGPCQPKEHELPHNEYPKDSSKRSFHSSWYSRKLLDSTFEQRNWLTYSPKLNKVFCLYCIIYGNNSNDAWVKYGFNHWKNGHMALIKHETTSAHIMSSLKVKLKGCCLPLLPSLVEEHNKQVSFNRELVKQLIEITIFLGQHNHSFRGHNENWKNNTTGNFKDMVVLLSKHSPI, encoded by the exons atgaataaaaataaacacaaaggTGGAGCAGAAAAATTACGGCTAAAACGGATCGCAGAATTTAAAGCTGCAGGAAATGatcctaaacagaaaaaattgtCATTTGGTCTCCACTCAGCCTCAAAAACAA ATGAAAGTTTATTgtcattttctataaataaagaATTAGATTCTCCAAACATTATAGAAACAGAGTCCAATAGTAATCAACATTTAACCAATCAACCACAACTCCAATGTCCTCAACACTCAGCTTTAGATACG AAATCTAATCAAGACATTTTGACAGTTGAACAAGAAATTATACcatcagaaaatgataatatggaTGTTACACCCATTGGAATATCGTCAACGTTAGAATCG agTGATAGTTCTTCAACCAAAGAAAATGAATACCAATTATTAACTGAAAATTCTAGATGGAAAAATGACCCtgcaaattttaaacaaatcaaaCAATTAACTCCTGAGTTGAGAAATATGATTTTAGAATGGGGACCTTGTCAACCTAAGGAACATGAATTGCCTCATAATGAATATCCAAAAGACAGCTCCAAAAGAAGTTTTCATTCATCTTGGTATTCAAGAAAATTATTAGATAGCACATTTGAACAACGTAACTGGCTTACATATTCTCCAAAATTAAACAAAGTGTTCTGTTTGTATTGCATAATTTATGGAAATAATTCAAATGATGCCTGGGTGAAATATGGTTTCAATCATTGGAAAAATGGTCATATGGCTTTAATTAAACATGAAACAACCTCTGCTCATATAATGTCATCATTAAAAGTTAAACTAAAAGGATGTTGTTTACCACTCTTACCGTCATTAGTAGAAGAACACAATAAACAAGTATCCTTTAATAGAGAATTGGTAAAACAACTAattgaaataacaatatttttaggaCAACACAATCATTCCTTCAGAGGTCACaatgaaaattggaaaaataacaCTACAGGAAATTTTAAAGATATGGTTGTCTTACTGAGTAAACATTCTCCTATATAG